A single Paracoccus pantotrophus DNA region contains:
- a CDS encoding TRAP transporter permease, translating into MTEPTRPLTDDELRALEEEYDPEARFRTVTRPIAVLSGIVLFLLAAYHYYTAGFGIPRATTHRGLHMGVSLFIVYLSFSFLARNRHRTDGFAILGVPVTDWLLAIGGAVSAFYVPWIYAQLQFRVGNPLAIDIAMGTVLLVVLMEAVRRSMGWPLPVIAALFIAYAYFGKSMPGILVHPGADWANIVNHLYLTSQGIYGTALGVIATYVFHFVLFGVMAQKIGLGQLFIDLATALTGRFAGGPAKVSVVSSAMLGTISGSSIANTVTTGALTIPAMIKIGFKRHFAAAVEAASSTGGQITPPVMGAVAFLMVEYLGIPLRTILIAAVVPAFMHFFGVLVQVHLEAKRLGIRGLRAEELPKAGKVLREGWLSVFPLVLLVWMLMSGRTPFLSAFWAITACMAVYLIQRVMASGAIEGVKETAAGIYEGFVAGARQSLAVTAAAALVGVVIGVVTLTGVGFKIAFMVTSVAQDWATSFHGLLAVLPFELLSIQTLTLLFTLLMTAVVCVLMGCGVPTTANYIIMVAVAAPVLGMMNIEPLVAHFFVFYFGVLADVTPPVALAAYAGAGIAGANGFKAGNTAFRLSMGKAMVPFVFVFSPSLLLVTQSFTLPDFLLAFSGAVLGIIALSAAITNWMLGPLLLVERMLLPAAALMMIAPEIVSTAIGAAILGMVLLRQYLAGRSGPTPEPAG; encoded by the coding sequence ATGACCGAGCCAACCCGCCCGCTTACCGACGACGAGCTTCGCGCCCTGGAAGAGGAATACGATCCCGAGGCGCGTTTCCGCACCGTGACGCGCCCCATCGCCGTGCTGTCGGGGATCGTCCTGTTCCTGCTTGCGGCCTATCACTATTATACGGCCGGCTTCGGCATCCCGCGCGCGACCACGCATCGCGGGCTGCACATGGGCGTGTCGCTGTTCATCGTCTATCTCAGCTTCTCGTTCCTGGCGCGCAACCGCCACAGGACCGACGGCTTCGCCATCCTCGGCGTGCCGGTGACGGACTGGCTCTTGGCCATCGGCGGCGCGGTCAGCGCCTTCTACGTGCCGTGGATCTATGCCCAGCTGCAATTCCGCGTCGGCAACCCGCTGGCGATCGACATCGCCATGGGCACGGTGCTGCTGGTCGTGCTGATGGAGGCGGTGCGCCGCTCAATGGGCTGGCCGCTGCCGGTCATCGCGGCGCTGTTCATCGCCTATGCCTATTTCGGCAAGTCGATGCCGGGCATCCTGGTGCATCCCGGAGCGGACTGGGCCAATATCGTCAACCATCTCTACCTGACCTCGCAGGGCATCTACGGCACCGCGCTGGGGGTGATCGCCACCTATGTGTTCCATTTCGTGCTGTTCGGGGTGATGGCGCAGAAGATCGGCCTGGGGCAGCTGTTCATCGACCTGGCCACCGCGCTGACCGGCCGCTTCGCCGGCGGGCCGGCCAAGGTCTCGGTGGTGTCCTCGGCCATGCTGGGCACGATCTCGGGCTCGTCGATCGCCAATACCGTGACCACCGGGGCGCTGACCATCCCGGCGATGATCAAGATCGGCTTCAAGCGCCATTTCGCCGCCGCGGTCGAGGCCGCCTCCTCGACCGGCGGGCAGATCACGCCGCCGGTGATGGGCGCCGTCGCCTTCCTGATGGTCGAATACCTGGGCATCCCCCTGCGCACCATCCTGATCGCCGCCGTGGTGCCCGCCTTCATGCATTTCTTCGGCGTGCTGGTCCAGGTCCACCTGGAAGCCAAGCGGCTGGGCATCCGCGGCCTGCGCGCCGAGGAGCTGCCCAAGGCCGGCAAGGTGCTGCGCGAGGGCTGGCTGTCGGTCTTTCCGCTGGTCCTGCTGGTCTGGATGCTGATGTCGGGCCGCACGCCCTTCCTGTCGGCCTTCTGGGCCATCACCGCCTGCATGGCGGTTTATCTGATCCAGCGGGTGATGGCGTCGGGCGCCATCGAGGGCGTCAAGGAAACCGCCGCCGGCATCTATGAGGGCTTCGTCGCCGGCGCCCGGCAATCGCTGGCCGTGACCGCGGCCGCGGCGCTGGTCGGGGTGGTGATCGGCGTCGTGACCCTGACCGGCGTCGGCTTCAAGATCGCCTTCATGGTCACCAGCGTGGCGCAGGACTGGGCCACCTCCTTCCATGGCCTGCTGGCGGTGCTGCCCTTCGAGCTGCTCAGCATCCAGACGCTGACGCTGCTGTTCACGCTGCTGATGACCGCGGTGGTCTGCGTGCTGATGGGCTGCGGCGTGCCGACGACGGCGAATTACATCATCATGGTCGCCGTCGCCGCGCCGGTGCTGGGCATGATGAATATCGAGCCGCTGGTGGCGCATTTCTTCGTGTTCTATTTCGGCGTGCTGGCCGACGTGACCCCGCCGGTGGCACTGGCCGCCTATGCCGGGGCCGGGATCGCCGGGGCCAACGGCTTCAAGGCCGGCAACACCGCCTTCCGGCTGTCCATGGGCAAGGCGATGGTGCCTTTCGTCTTCGTCTTCTCGCCCTCGCTCTTGCTGGTCACGCAATCCTTCACCCTGCCCGATTTCCTGCTGGCCTTTTCGGGCGCCGTGCTGGGCATCATCGCGTTGTCGGCCGCGATCACCAACTGGATGCTGGGGCCCTTGCTGCTGGTCGAGCGGATGCTGCTGCCCGCCGCGGCACTGATGATGATCGCACCCGAAATCGTTTCCACCGCCATCGGCGCCGCGATCCTCGGCATGGTGCTGCTGCGGCAGTATCTCGCCGGGCGCTCCGGCCCCACCCCGGAACCGGCCGGGTAA
- a CDS encoding TAXI family TRAP transporter solute-binding subunit — MRLRTIVAAFAIAAFGQAAAAQEMSFFRIGTGGTAGTYYPIGGLIANAISNPPGSRACEDGGSCGVPGLVATAVASNGSVGNVNAINGGAMEAGFSQSDVAYWAQTGTGLWEGQPAVEKLRLIANLYPESIHLVARADAGIASVADLKGKRVSLDEPGSGTLVDAKIILEAFGLSESDIRPEYLKPDQAADRMRDGAMDAFFFVGGYPAGAIAELASQHDVVLVPITGAEVDKLRETYTFFAADTVPAGTYEGQDADVATISVGAQLVTSADQPEELIHGITQALYNENTQKLFAAGHAKGKLITLDNATEGAGIPFHPGAERFYKEAGKLE; from the coding sequence ATGAGACTCAGGACAATCGTCGCAGCCTTCGCCATCGCCGCCTTCGGCCAGGCCGCGGCGGCGCAGGAGATGTCGTTCTTCCGCATCGGCACCGGCGGCACGGCGGGCACCTATTACCCGATCGGCGGGCTGATCGCGAATGCGATCTCGAACCCGCCCGGCTCGCGCGCCTGCGAGGATGGCGGCTCCTGCGGGGTGCCGGGGCTGGTGGCGACGGCAGTGGCCTCGAACGGCTCGGTCGGCAACGTGAACGCCATCAACGGCGGCGCGATGGAGGCGGGCTTCAGCCAGTCCGACGTCGCCTATTGGGCGCAGACCGGCACCGGGCTGTGGGAAGGCCAGCCGGCGGTCGAGAAACTGCGGCTGATCGCCAACCTCTATCCCGAAAGCATCCACCTGGTCGCGCGGGCCGATGCCGGCATCGCCTCGGTCGCCGACCTCAAGGGCAAGCGGGTGTCGCTGGACGAGCCGGGCTCGGGCACGCTGGTCGATGCCAAGATCATCCTCGAGGCCTTCGGCCTGTCGGAATCCGACATCCGGCCCGAATATCTCAAGCCCGACCAGGCGGCCGACCGGATGCGCGACGGCGCCATGGATGCCTTCTTCTTCGTCGGCGGCTATCCGGCCGGCGCCATCGCCGAGCTGGCCAGCCAGCATGACGTGGTGCTGGTGCCGATCACCGGCGCCGAGGTCGACAAGCTGCGCGAAACCTACACCTTCTTCGCCGCCGATACCGTGCCGGCCGGCACCTACGAAGGCCAGGATGCCGATGTCGCCACGATCTCGGTCGGGGCGCAGCTGGTGACCAGCGCCGACCAGCCCGAGGAGCTGATCCACGGCATCACCCAGGCGCTTTACAACGAGAATACGCAAAAGCTGTTCGCCGCCGGCCATGCCAAGGGCAAGCTGATCACGCTGGACAATGCGACCGAGGGCGCGGGCATCCCCTTCCATCCGGGCGCCGAGCGTTTCTACAAGGAGGCCGGCAAGCTCGAATGA
- a CDS encoding inorganic phosphate transporter, whose translation MSDKDFEPRHLETLDRDLGRFAHIEAATAYIARPLVAPGIGLVFVILAGLAAAVLLGQSGETLIVVTAAVFGAYMALNIGANDVANNMGPAVGANALSMGGAIVIAAVFESAGALIAGADVVSTVAKGIVAPEALDTSATFVWAMMAALLASALWVNLATWIGAPVSTTHAVVGGVMGAGMAGAGLGAVSWEQMAAIAASWVVSPLLGGVVAAGFLWFIKSRIIYREDKIAAARIWVPVLVGIMAGTFAAYLVMKGLRQLVDISMGAALLLGLLVGLGCWLAMIPVTRRQSAGLENRNKSLKVLFGIPLVASAALLSFAHGANDVANAVGPLAAIVQAVQTGDFSGEVTIPLWVMLIGAFGISFGLSLFGPRLIRMVGSEITRLNPMRAYCVALSAAITVILASALGLPVSSTHIAVGAIFGVGFFREWDAERRLRQARMAVPRPADLPAADLPPADLPPDERRRRKLVRRLHVLTIAAAWVVTVPAAAMLSAILFLVLRQIAA comes from the coding sequence ATGTCTGACAAGGATTTCGAGCCGCGGCACCTGGAGACGCTGGACCGCGATCTCGGCCGCTTCGCGCATATCGAGGCGGCCACGGCCTATATCGCCCGGCCGCTGGTGGCGCCGGGGATCGGCCTGGTCTTCGTCATCCTGGCCGGGCTGGCCGCGGCGGTGCTGCTGGGGCAGAGCGGCGAGACGCTGATCGTGGTCACGGCGGCGGTGTTCGGCGCCTATATGGCGCTCAATATCGGCGCCAATGACGTGGCCAACAATATGGGCCCGGCGGTGGGGGCCAATGCGCTCAGCATGGGCGGGGCCATCGTGATCGCGGCGGTCTTCGAAAGCGCCGGCGCGCTGATCGCCGGGGCCGACGTGGTCTCGACCGTGGCCAAGGGCATCGTCGCGCCCGAGGCGCTGGACACGTCCGCGACCTTCGTCTGGGCGATGATGGCGGCGCTGCTGGCCTCGGCGCTGTGGGTGAACCTGGCGACCTGGATCGGGGCGCCGGTCTCGACCACGCATGCCGTGGTGGGCGGGGTCATGGGCGCGGGCATGGCCGGGGCCGGCCTCGGCGCGGTCAGCTGGGAGCAGATGGCGGCGATCGCGGCCAGCTGGGTGGTCTCGCCGCTGCTGGGCGGCGTGGTGGCGGCGGGCTTTCTGTGGTTCATCAAGAGCCGCATCATCTATCGCGAGGACAAGATCGCGGCGGCCCGGATCTGGGTGCCGGTTCTGGTCGGCATCATGGCGGGCACCTTTGCCGCCTATCTGGTGATGAAGGGGCTCAGGCAGCTGGTCGATATCTCGATGGGGGCGGCGCTGCTTCTGGGCCTTCTGGTGGGGCTGGGCTGCTGGCTGGCGATGATCCCGGTGACGCGGCGGCAGTCCGCGGGGCTGGAGAACCGCAACAAGTCGCTGAAGGTGCTGTTCGGCATCCCGCTGGTCGCCTCGGCGGCGCTGCTGAGCTTTGCGCATGGCGCCAATGACGTGGCCAATGCGGTCGGCCCGCTGGCGGCCATCGTGCAGGCGGTGCAGACCGGCGATTTCAGCGGCGAGGTGACCATTCCGCTGTGGGTGATGCTGATCGGCGCCTTCGGGATCAGCTTCGGGCTGAGCCTGTTCGGGCCCAGGCTGATCCGCATGGTCGGCAGCGAGATCACCCGGCTCAACCCGATGCGGGCCTATTGCGTGGCGCTGTCGGCGGCGATCACGGTCATCCTGGCCAGCGCGCTGGGGCTGCCGGTCAGCTCGACCCATATCGCGGTGGGCGCGATCTTCGGCGTGGGCTTTTTCCGCGAATGGGATGCCGAGCGGCGGCTGAGGCAGGCCCGCATGGCCGTTCCCCGGCCCGCCGACCTGCCCGCCGCCGATCTGCCCCCCGCCGACCTGCCCCCCGACGAGCGCCGGCGCCGCAAGCTGGTGCGCCGGCTGCACGTGCTGACCATCGCCGCCGCCTGGGTCGTCACCGTCCCCGCCGCGGCAATGCTCTCGGCCATCCTCTTCCTCGTCCTGCGCCAGATCGCAGCCTGA
- a CDS encoding L-lactate permease, with amino-acid sequence MVQVFLNSASDSHASLPIVLAQGVSSVVGDAWPIFAPLIRAMGAFVAGSNTVSNMMFSLFQFSTAEQIGLGAAGAGTVELADRKHAIIRETLIPMAIPWCRAG; translated from the coding sequence ATGGTGCAGGTGTTCCTGAACTCGGCCTCGGACAGCCATGCCAGCCTGCCCATCGTGCTGGCGCAGGGTGTCTCGTCCGTGGTGGGCGATGCCTGGCCGATATTCGCGCCGCTGATCAGGGCCATGGGCGCCTTCGTCGCCGGCTCGAACACGGTCAGCAACATGATGTTCTCGCTGTTCCAGTTCTCGACCGCCGAGCAGATCGGCCTGGGGGCGGCGGGCGCGGGCACCGTCGAGCTGGCCGACCGCAAGCACGCGATCATCCGCGAGACCCTGATCCCCATGGCTATTCCGTGGTGCAGGGCGGGCTGA
- the acs gene encoding acetate--CoA ligase, whose product MSIESIKKHPVPAGFEAALVTPGDYARLYAESISDPAGFWGREGRRLDWIQPYSRVKDTDFTLGQVSIKWFEDGILNASVNCIDRHLPRRATQTAIIFEPDDPNQPARHITYAELSDKVNRFANVLLSQGVMRGDRVVIYLPMIPEAAYAMLACARIGAIHSIVFAGFSPDALANRINDSGAKLVITADTAPRGGRKTALKSNTDAALLHCSDRVRCLVVKHTGDQTSWIEGRDVDVLKLMEEVSPDCPPRPMGAEDPLFILYTSGSTGKPKGVVHTTGGYLLYAAMTHQYVFDYKDGDVFWCTADVGWVTGHSYIVYGPLANGATTLMFEGVPTWPDAGRFWAVCEKHRVNQFYTAPTAIRALMGQGPEWVEKHDLSSLRVLGTVGEPINPEAWVWYDKHVGKGRCPIVDTWWQTETGGHMITSLPGAIETKPGSATLPFFGVKPVVLDPQSGVALDGDGVEGVLCIADSWPGQMRTVWGDHQRFMETYFQQYPGYYFTGDGCRRDEDGYYWITGRVDDVINVSGHRMGTAEVESALVAHEKVAEAAVVGYPHPLKGQGIYAYVTLMNGVEPSDGLRAELEKWVRTEIGPIAKPDLIQWAPGLPKTRSGKIMRRILRKIAEDDFATLGDISTLADPSVVDELIENRMNRA is encoded by the coding sequence ATGAGCATTGAATCGATTAAGAAACATCCTGTTCCGGCTGGTTTTGAGGCTGCGCTGGTCACGCCTGGGGACTATGCGCGGCTCTATGCCGAATCGATCTCGGATCCGGCGGGGTTCTGGGGGCGCGAGGGGCGGCGTCTGGACTGGATCCAGCCCTATAGCCGGGTGAAGGACACCGATTTCACCCTGGGCCAGGTCTCGATCAAATGGTTCGAGGACGGGATCCTGAACGCCTCGGTCAATTGCATCGACCGCCACCTGCCCCGGCGCGCGACCCAGACCGCGATCATCTTCGAGCCGGATGATCCGAACCAGCCCGCCCGCCACATCACCTATGCGGAACTGTCGGACAAGGTGAACCGCTTTGCCAACGTGCTCCTGTCCCAGGGGGTGATGCGCGGCGACCGGGTGGTGATCTACCTGCCGATGATCCCCGAGGCCGCCTATGCCATGCTGGCCTGCGCGCGCATCGGCGCCATCCATTCCATCGTCTTCGCCGGCTTCTCGCCCGATGCGCTGGCCAACCGCATCAACGATTCGGGCGCCAAGCTGGTGATCACCGCCGACACCGCGCCGCGCGGCGGCCGCAAGACGGCGCTGAAGTCGAATACCGACGCGGCGCTTCTGCATTGCTCGGACCGGGTGCGCTGCCTGGTGGTCAAGCATACCGGCGACCAGACCAGCTGGATCGAGGGGCGCGACGTGGACGTGCTGAAGCTGATGGAGGAGGTCAGCCCCGACTGCCCGCCGCGGCCGATGGGGGCCGAGGATCCGCTGTTCATCCTCTATACCTCGGGCTCGACCGGCAAGCCCAAGGGCGTGGTCCATACCACCGGCGGCTACCTGCTTTATGCGGCGATGACGCATCAATACGTCTTCGACTACAAGGACGGCGACGTGTTCTGGTGCACGGCCGACGTGGGCTGGGTGACCGGGCACAGCTACATCGTCTACGGCCCGCTGGCCAACGGCGCCACGACGCTGATGTTCGAGGGGGTGCCGACCTGGCCCGATGCCGGCCGCTTCTGGGCGGTGTGCGAGAAGCACCGGGTCAACCAGTTCTACACCGCGCCGACCGCGATCCGGGCGCTGATGGGCCAGGGGCCGGAATGGGTCGAGAAGCACGACCTGTCGAGCCTGCGGGTTCTGGGCACGGTGGGCGAGCCGATCAACCCCGAGGCCTGGGTCTGGTATGACAAGCATGTCGGCAAGGGGCGCTGCCCGATCGTCGACACCTGGTGGCAGACCGAGACCGGCGGCCACATGATCACCTCGCTGCCGGGCGCGATCGAGACCAAGCCGGGCTCGGCGACGCTGCCCTTCTTCGGGGTCAAGCCGGTGGTGCTGGATCCGCAGAGCGGGGTGGCGCTGGACGGCGATGGGGTCGAGGGGGTGCTGTGCATCGCCGACAGCTGGCCGGGTCAGATGCGCACGGTCTGGGGCGACCACCAGCGGTTCATGGAGACCTATTTCCAGCAATATCCGGGCTATTACTTCACCGGCGACGGCTGCCGGCGCGACGAGGACGGCTATTACTGGATCACCGGGCGGGTGGATGACGTGATCAACGTCTCGGGGCACCGGATGGGCACGGCCGAGGTGGAATCGGCGCTGGTTGCGCATGAGAAGGTGGCCGAGGCGGCGGTGGTGGGCTATCCGCATCCGCTGAAGGGTCAGGGCATCTATGCCTATGTGACGCTGATGAACGGGGTCGAGCCCAGCGACGGGTTGCGCGCCGAGCTGGAGAAATGGGTGCGCACCGAGATCGGGCCGATCGCCAAGCCGGACCTGATCCAATGGGCGCCGGGCCTGCCGAAGACGCGTTCGGGCAAGATCATGCGCCGCATCCTGCGCAAGATCGCCGAGGACGATTTCGCCACCCTCGGAGACATCTCAACCCTCGCTGACCCAAGCGTCGTCGACGAACTCATCGAAAACAGGATGAACCGCGCCTGA